Genomic segment of Atribacterota bacterium:
GGCCACTGTGATAGCTGATGCGCTGGTTTTTGATGGTAGAAAGAGCCTCATCCAGGAGATATCGGGCTTTACCGGTTTTCTCCAGGTAACGGGTACGGCAGATACTTACATCACCGAAACGGGTTAAGAATGTCTTACTTCTCTTACCGGTGTTTTTCAGTTTTCCACGTCTTCTGTTCTTACGCAGGCAGCAATCAATATCAGACAGCACTTTGGTAAAGACTTTGCGGGCAATGGCCTGTATAATGTCAAAGATCAGATTCTCCAGGGTATCAAAGGTTAAATCCTTTACGGGAATTTCTACCTTGACCTCTGGAAAAGTTATTGTTATCATATCAGTACTCATAGGTGTAGTCTTACCTCCTTTTTTTAAAGGATACTTTGATCTGAGTATTTTTAGGTAAGTCTACACCTTTTTTATAGGTTAGGGCAAGTTTTTAAGTACCCCAGTAAATTTTACACTAACTAGTTCGTCTTGTTATGCTTTGCTTTACTTACTTAGTTAGTTGTGTTAGACTGTGATTAAGTTTTTGAGAATACTATTTTTGGTATTGAAAGTATGAGAAAGGAGTACAATCATTGAAAATATTTTATAAAAAATTTTCTGCTTACTTTATTATTTCCATTTTTTCTTTTTTACTTATTTTCTCAATAGGAATAAATAGTCAAGAAGATAATCTAGTAGAGGTAGAGGCTACTCCAGAAGGTATACTTGCTATTGTAAATGATGAAATCATTACCTTAAATGATTTTAACCAGTACTGGGATGCTATTCCTGATCAGTACAAAATACAATTAAATAAGGAAGATTTATTGGAACAGATTGTAATTCAAACATTGCTTATCCAAAAAACCAAGGAAATAAAATTAAGCGATAATCCAGAAGTTGCATTTCAAATTAAAAACGCAACCGAACAAATTTTAATTCAATATCTAATTGAAAAGGAAGTCGTTGAAACAACTGAATTAAGCGATGATGACATAAAGTTTTATTATGAAGAAAATAAAGAAAATTATTGGAAAGAAGAAGAAGTGCATGCTCTGAACATTCTAACTGAAACAGAAGACCAAGCTTTAGATGCTCTTCTAAAATTAAATGAAGGTATGGATTTTTCAACATTAGCACAAGAAATATCTATTGCTACAAGTGCTTCTAAAGGAGGAGATATCGGATTTATAAGCAAGGGTACTTTAACTGCAGAAATTGAAGAACAATTATTTATTTTAAATCCCGGTGATCTTAGTAAAATTATACCAACCGAAAAAGGATTTCATATTTTTAAGATAATCGAAAAAAATCCATCACGCTATTTGGAGTTAGATGAGGTAAGAGAAGAAATAAAGTATCAGTTATTACCTCAGAAACAGCAACAGGCTTTTGACCAGTATTTAAAAAATATTGAAGATGTAGCAACAATTGAAAAAAATTTAGAGTTAATTAAAGAAGAATAAACTAATTATAGAGAGACATCATTAAATAAATTAATTAGTAAGATACCCATTAT
This window contains:
- a CDS encoding UPF0236 family protein; this translates as MSTDMITITFPEVKVEIPVKDLTFDTLENLIFDIIQAIARKVFTKVLSDIDCCLRKNRRRGKLKNTGKRSKTFLTRFGDVSICRTRYLEKTGKARYLLDEALSTIKNQRISYHSGPSQRLKEKLVYLGIGRDFMHSFSLKAEEEMSLSQSVKH
- a CDS encoding peptidyl-prolyl cis-trans isomerase encodes the protein MKIFYKKFSAYFIISIFSFLLIFSIGINSQEDNLVEVEATPEGILAIVNDEIITLNDFNQYWDAIPDQYKIQLNKEDLLEQIVIQTLLIQKTKEIKLSDNPEVAFQIKNATEQILIQYLIEKEVVETTELSDDDIKFYYEENKENYWKEEEVHALNILTETEDQALDALLKLNEGMDFSTLAQEISIATSASKGGDIGFISKGTLTAEIEEQLFILNPGDLSKIIPTEKGFHIFKIIEKNPSRYLELDEVREEIKYQLLPQKQQQAFDQYLKNIEDVATIEKNLELIKEE